The Variovorax sp. PMC12 genome segment TACGCACCCGCCGCGGATTCGCAGGCGGTGTACTACAGCGGCCCGCCCGTGATCGAGGCGCCGCCGCAGTACATCACCATCGAGCCCGTGCAGCCCGACGTGGTGTACGTGCCCGCCTATGACCCGCAAGTGATCTACGGCACGCCCCAGCCCGTGTACCCGGGCTATGCCTATGCACCGGCGGTCGAGGTGGCGCCGGGCTACAGCCAGGGGCAGGTGCTCGCGGCCGGCGCGCTGGCGTTCGGTGCGGGCGTGGTGGTCGGCGCCGCGCTGGAGCGCCACGACTGGGGCTGGCATTCGTGGAACATGAACTGGGGCGCACCGGGCTGGCGCGGCCGCGACACCGGCGCACCGCCGCCACCGGCCTACCGCCCCGCGGTGGTCTACAACAACAACACCTACGTCTCGCGCTCGACCACGGTGGTCAACAGCGTGACCAACGTGCGCAACGTCTACAACAACAACAACGGTGCACCGCGCGGACTGCCGGCAGGCGCCGCCGCACCCAACTTCGCTGCCGCTCCCGGCTTTGCGCCGCAGCAGCAACAGCAGATGCAGCAGCAAGCCGCGCTGGCCCAACAGCAGCAACAGCAGCAGGCCCGCCAGCAGGAAGCCCTGCTGCGCCAGCAGCAGATGCAGCAGCAGGGACAGCAGCGTGCGCAGCAGCAGGCCCAGCAACAACAGGCCCAGCAGCTTCACGCGCAGCAATTGCAGCAACAGCAGCAGCAAGCGCGGCAGGCACAGGTCCAGCAACAGCAGCAACAAGACCAGCAGCGCCGCCAGCAACAGGCACAGCAGGCACAGCAACTGGCGCAACAGCAGGCGCAGCAACAGCACCAGCCGGCCCGCTTCGCGGGCCAGCCACCGGGCTCGCAGCAGCATGAGCAGCAACAGCGCGAACAACAACGCCAGGAACGCCAGCAACAACAGGCGCAGCAGGCACAAGCACAGGCGCAGCAGGAACAGTCAAGGCGCCAGCAGATGCAGCAACAGCAGGCCCAGCAGCAGGCGCGTGCGCAGCAGCAGGCTCAGGCCCAGGCGCAGCAGCAACAACAGCAGCAGCTCCAGCACCAGCGGGAACAGCAGCAGCAGCAACAACAGGCGCAGAACCAGGCACGCCAGCAGCAGCAGGCACAGATGGAACAGATGCGCCGCCAGCAGCAGCAAGCTCAGCAACAGGCAGCCCATCAACAACAGCAACAGCAGCAACAGGCGATGCAGGTGCAGCAGCAGCGCCAGCAGCTGCAAATGCAACAACAGCAGCAGCACATGCAGCAGGAGCAGGCGCGTCAGGCCCAGATGCGGCAGCAGCAGCAACAACAGGCGCAGCAACAGCAGCAGCACGCCCAGCAACAGGCGCAACAGCAACAACAGCGCGTGGCCGCCGCCGCGGCCGCGGCCGCCCATCGCCCACCCCGCCCCGGCGAGCCGGGACAGCCGCCGCAGCACCCTTGATGATTCCCTGATGAACGAAGAGCCGGCTGCTTGCGCAGGCCGGCTCTTTTTTTCATCAAGGCTCGATCAGTTCTTGCCGATCTCGGTCAGCAGCCGCGTGACGAGGTAGATGCGCGGCACGATCGAATCGACTTCGATGTACTCGTCGCGTGCGTGGTAGCCGAAGCCCGCGAGGCCGAAGCTCTCCACCACCGTGGCCTTGCCCGAGCGCCCCGCGTAGCCGGCGTCTGTGCCGCCACCGGTCATGGGCGTGAGCGCGAGGTCGCGGTCGATTTCCCTGTAGATGGCCTGCGCCTTCTCGGCCAGCGCGCGGCCCTTCTCGCCCGCAATGAAGGCCGGGCGGCCCACTTCCAACTTCACGGTGGTCTCGGTGTCGGGAATCAGCTTGCCGGCCGCAACCTTGGCCTGCAGCGCTTCGTTGAGCTTCTTCTCCGCGCCGGGCTGCGTGATGCGCACGTCGCCCTGTGCCTGCGCCTTCTCGGTGATCTGGTTGAGCGGGCCGGTGGCGCGCGCCACGGTCCAGTTGAGCGTCACGCCGGGGATGTCCTTGGCGAGGTCCTTGGTCTGCAGCATCTGGTACGACAGCTCGTACAGCGCATTGCGGCCCAGCTCCGGCGCGGCGCCGGCATGCGCCGCGCGGCCCTTCACCTCGAGCGTGGCGGTGGCAATGCCGGCCGCGCCCAGCAGCAGCGATTCGCCCTTGGCCACCGACTTGGCCGCCGTCGGCTCGAACGACAGCACGGTGTCGTGCTGGTCGGCCAGGGTCGCGATCAGTTCGCCGGAGCCGACCGAGCCCACTTCCTCGTCGGGGTTCATCACCACGGTGAGCGTGTCGTAGTCGCGCCAGCCGGCGTCGGCCAGGATCTTCAGCGAGGCCATGATGACCGCGAGGCCGCCCTTGTCGTCCGCGATGCCGGGGCCGTAGATGCGGTTGCCGTCGACCTTGTAGGGCTGGCCGTTCAGGATGCCGGCCGGGTACACCGTGTCCATGTGGCCCTGCAGCATGATCTTGCGCTTGCCCGTGCCCTTGAGCGTGGCGATCACGATGTCGGCGCCCGCGCCGGCCGTCGCCTTGCGTCGCTCGGTCTTGAAGCCGGCAGCCTTCAGGCGCCCTTCCACCACGTCGGCCATCTTGAGCAGGCCGTCGACGTTGAGGCTGCCCGATTCGATCAGCACCATTTCCTTGAGGTTGTCGATCACTGCCGGCTGCGCCTTCTCGGCGGCGGCCAGCAGCCTGGCGTCGGGTGCGGCGTGGGCGGCAACCATGGCGCCGAATGCAAGGCCGCAGGCAGCGGCAATGGAGCGGAGGACGAAGAAGGAAGAGTGCTGGGTCATGTGTGTTGTCGACTCTGGTTGATGAGCGGCGCACAGCATATCGGCCGCTTCGCCGGCGGCCAGCAAATCGGCGACACCCGCTGCCGCCTGCCGGTTCTCAGCCCTTGCCGCGGGCCGCCTGTTTCTTCGCGGGTTGCCCGGCCTTCGCCTTGGCGATGCGCGGCGGCTTCAGCGCGGGCGCCTCGCGCGCCGACTGCATGTGCCCGCTCTCGCCGATCGTCATGCCGACGATGCGCGCGAGCTGCCGGCTCACGCTCACGTAGGCGTGGCCCAGGCGGCTGTCGAAGTACAGCGAGTCGCCGCGCGACAGGCGCACCACCTCGCCGTTGTCGAAGTGCACGTCGATCTCGCCCGACAGCACATAGGCGAATTCCTCGCCCGCATGGCGCACGAAATCTTCGGGCCCGTTGATGCGGCGCGCGTGCACCGTGCCGACGATGGGGCTCATCTGCTTGCCTGCCGCCGTGGTGCCCAGGAACTCGTAGGCAATCGCAAGCCCCCGGTAAACCACGCCCTTGCCCGCCCGCGTGACCACCGGGCCGTCGAGCTGCGCGGGCTTGACGCCGGCGCCAGCGAACATCGCGTTCATGTCCATCTCGAGAGCGCGGCCCAGCGCGGTGAAGTTCTCGTAGCCCAGCGCGAGCTGGCCGCGCTCCGCGCGCGAAATGGTGGTGATCGACACGCCCGAGCGCTCGGCAAGCTGCGCCAGCGTCCAGCCGAAACGCTTGCGCGCGCTGCGCAGGCGATGACCGAAAGTGGTGCGGTCCAGCGTGGGCGGCTCGTCCTTCGGCCTGGTCGCCGGCTTGGTCCCTGTGTGTGGATTCACGCTTGGCTTTCTCTTGTGATGCAGGGAGATTCTGCCAGCCCGGTGCCGCCCCATCCATGCGGGGCGGCGCTCGCCGGGCCCGGAAGTTGCGTATCCGCAAATTGCGTGAACGCAAATTTCACCACGACGGTGCACCATGGTTTCCCCTTGGTCGGCCTTTTTTAATTTGCGTATCCGCAAATTTGTTCCTACACTTTTCGCCGATGACTTCCAATACACCAGCGCCCCTCGTGGCCGACTACCTTGTGATTGGCGGCGGCATTGCCGGGGCTTCGGTGGCCCACTGGCTCGCGCCGCACGCCCGCGTGATCCTCCTGGAGCGGGAGTCCCAGCCGGGCTACCACTCCACCGGCCGCTCGGCCGCGCTCTTCATGGAAAGCTACGGCACGGCGCAGGTGCGCGCCCTCACCATGGCCAGCCGAGCCTTCCTCGAGCATCCGCCCGAAGGTTTCTCGGAGCACCCGCTGCTCACGCCGCGCGGCGCCATGATGGTCGCGGGCGCCGAGCACATGGCCGAGCTCGAGGCCCACTGGGAAGTGCTGCGCGCCATGGACACCGGCGCCTCGCGCCTGACCGGCGAGCAGGCGCGCGAACTGGTGCCCGCGCTGCGGCCCGAACAGGTGCAGGGCGCGGTGTACGAGCCCGACGCGGCCGACATGGACGTGCACGCCATCCACCAGGGCTACCTGCGCGGCATGCGGCAGGCCGGCGGCAAGCTGGTCTGCGATGCGGGCGTGACGGCCATCGAACGCGCAGGCGACGTCTGGCGCGTCACGGCCGGCGGCAACGTGTACGAAGCCCCCGTGGTGCTCAACGCGGCCGGCGCATGGGTCGACACCATCGCGCGCCTGGCCGGCGTGCCGCCGCTGGGCATCGAGCCGCGCCGGCGCTCGGCCTTCATCTTCGCGCCGCCCGAGGGCGAGAACGTGGCGCACTGGCCGATGGTGTTCGGCGCCGACGAGAGCTGGTACATCAAGCCCGACGCCGGCATGCTGCTGGGCTCGCCGGCCAACGCCGACCCCGTGGAGCCGCAGGACGTGCAGCCCGAAGAGCTGGACATCGCCTACGCCATCCACCACATCGAGGAAGCCACCACGCTCAGCATCCGCCGGCCCACGCGCACCTGGGCGGGCCTGCGCTCCTTCGTGGCTGACGGCGACCTGGTGGGCGGCTTCGAGCCCGCCGCGCCCGGCTTCTTCTGGGTGGCCGCGCAGGGCGGCTACGGCATCCAGACCTCCGCCGCCATGGGCGAGGCCTGCGCCGCGCTGGCGCGCGGCCTGCCGCTGCCGCAGCGCATCGCGGACTTCGGCCTCACGGCCGAGATGCTGGGCCCGCAGCGGCTGCGCACCGCCGCCGTGGCCGCCTGAACAGAAAAACCCACAACCACAGAAGGGACCATCCATGCGTGTGTTCAGTGCCTCCCTCGCCACCGAGACCAACACCTTCGGCCCGATGCCGACCGGCCTCGCCTCCTTCAAGGACCGCGGCTACTTCCCCGCCGGCCAGCATCCCGATGCGCTGACGATCTACTCGGGCCCGCTTTGGGCGGCGCGCATCCGCGGCAAGGAAAAGGGCTGGACGCTGCTCGAAGGCATGGTGGCCGGCGCACAGCCCAGCGGCATCACCACCCGCCACGCCTACGAGACGCTGCGCGAGGAAATGCTCGCCGACCTGCGCGCCGCGCTGCCGGTGGACATGGTGCTGCTCGGCCTGCACGGCGCGATGGTGGCCGACGGCTACGACGACTGCGAAGGCGACATGCTGCAGCGCGTGCGGCAGATCGTCGGGCCCGACGTGGTCGTCGGCGCCGAGCTCGATCCGCACAACCACCTCACGCCCGCGATGGTCGACAACGCCGACGTGATGGTCTCCTTCAAGGAATATCCGCACACCGACGTGCTCGAGCGCGGGCTGGAGCTGGTGGACATCTGCGCCGCGGCGGTCGAGGGCAAGGTGAAGCCGGTGCATGCGATGGTCGACTGCGACATCATCGTCACCGTGCACACCTCGCGCGAGCCGGCGCGCAGCTTCGTCGAGCGCATGCAGGCCCTCGAAGGAAAGGACGGCGTGCTGTCGATATCGCTCACGCACGGCTTCTCGTGGGGCGACGTGCCCGAGATGGGCACCAAGGTGCTGGTGTACACCGACGGCGACCAGGCCAAGGCCGATGCGCTGGCGCGCCAGCTGGCAGACGAAGTCATCGCCATGCGCGACGGCCTCACGGTCAACTACCCCAGCATCGACGCCTCGCTCGACGAAGCGCTCGCCTTCGACGGCGGCCCGGTGGTGCTGGCCGACGGTGCCGACAACCCCGGCGGCGGCGCGGCGAGCGACTCCACCTTCATCCTGCGCCGCATGCTGGAGCGCGGCATCGCCAACGCGGCTCTGGGCCCGATGTGGGATCCGATCGCGGTGCGCATCGCATTCGACGCGGGCGTGGGCGCCAGGCTGCAGATGCGCATCGGCGGCAAGATCAGCCCGCTGTCGGGCGACCCGCTCGACCTTGACTGCACCGTGAAGGCGCTGATGCACGACCTGGTGATGACGGGCCTGTCGAACACGCCCACGGCCATGGGCGACTGCGCGCTGGTCGAGGCAGGCGGCATCGAGATTGTGCTGATCACGCGGCGCAACCAGGCCATGGGCACCGACCTGTTCACGCAACTGGGCTGCGACCTGGCCGCGAAGAAGATCGTGGTCGTGAAGTCTTCGCAGCATTTCTATGCGTCGTACTCCAAGGTGGCGAAGCACGTCATCTACGCGGGCGCGCCGGGCGCCGTGACGCTCGACCTGACGACGCTGCCTTACCGCAAGGCACGCCTGCCCAAGTGGCCGATCGGCGTCGCGGCCTGATTTTCTTCCTGCCTTTCTTTCGCCCCCACCGACCGGAGAACCGACGATGAAACGACGAACGCTTGCCGCCTTTGCAGCCCTGGGTCTTGCCGCTTGCGCGGCGAGCTTCCCGGCACTCGCCCAGACGCAGCCCAAGACCCTGAAGGTGGTGGCGCACGCCGACCTGAAGATCCTCGACCCGACCTTCACCACGGCCTACATCTCGCGCAACTTCGGCTACATGGTGTACGACACCCTGTTCGCGCAGGACTCCACTGGCAAGCCGCAGCCGCAGATGGTCGAGAAATACACCACCTCGAAAGACGGCAAGCAGTGGAGCTTCACCCTGCGCCCGGGCCTGAAGTTCTCCGACGGCAGCGCCGTGACCGCGGCCGACGCCGTGGCCTCGCTGCAGCGCTGGGCCGCACGCGACAGCCTGGGCCGCGCCATGACGGCGGTGGGCGCCGAATGGAAGGCGACCGACGCGCGCACCCTCACGCTCACGCTGAGCGAGCCCTTCGGCATGGTGCTCGACGCGCTGGCCAAGCCCTCGGGCTTTCCGCCGGTGATCCTGCCCGAGCGGCTGGCCAAGATGCCCGCCTCCGCGCCGCTGCCTGAAGTGCTGGGCTCCGGCCCCTTCATCTTCAAGCGCGACGAATGGGTGCCGGGCAACAAGACGGTGTTCGTGCGCAACCCCAACTACGTGCCGCGCAGCGAGCCATCCAACGGCCTGGCGGGCAGCAAGAAGAGCAACTTCGATCGCATCGAATGGCTCTACCTGCCCGACGCCAACAGCGCGGTGTCGGCGCTCAAGCGCGGCGAGGTCGATTTCATCGAGCAGCTGCCGCCCGACTACATCGCGCCGCTGCGCACCGATTCCAACGTCAAGATCGGCTCCGGCGGCGCTTACCAGGCCTTCCTGGTGATGAACCAGCTGCACCCGCCCTTCGACAACCCGAAGGTGCGCCAGGCGCTGCTGCAGGGTGTGAGCCAGGAGCGCTTCATGGCGGGCATGGGCTTTCCGCTGGACATGCGCATGGCCTACTGCGCCACCTACTTCATCTGCGGCAGCCCCAACGAGACCTCCGCCGGCGCGGAGCCCTACCGCAAGGCCGACGTGGCCAAGGCCAAGAAGATGCTCGCCGACGCCGGCTACAAGGGCGAGAAAGTGGTGCTGATGGTGCCCAGCGACGTGCCCTACCTCAACGCCGAGGCGCTGATGGCCGCGCAGACCATGAAGAGCATCGGCCTGAACGTCGATGCCCAGACCATGGACTGGGCCTCCATCGGCGCGCGGCGCGCCAAGCGCGACGCGGGCGATGCCGGCGGCTGGAACATGTACGTCACGGTGGCCGGCGAGTTCGACGCCAACTCGCCCATCGCCAACGCCTACCTGGGCGCGGCCTGCGGCAACACGCTGCCCGGCTGGCCCTGCGACAAGCCGCTCGACGAGTTGCGCACCGCCTGGCTGAAAGAGACCGTTCCCGCCAAGCGCAAGGAACTGCTCGACGCCTTCCAGGCCCGCGCCTACCAGGCCGTGCCGTACATCAACGCGGGCCAGTACTCGGCCGCGTATGCCGCGCGCTCCAGCCTCAAGGGGCTGGACAAGCTCTGGGCCGGCATGCCGGTGTTCTGGGCGCTCGACAAGTAACGCGCCCGAACAGCGCACGCAGGTCATTCCATGGGCTACATCGTTCGACGTTTTCTCTCGACGCTTCCGGTCATGGCGGTGGTGGCCGTGGTGGTGTTCCTGCTGATCCACCTGTCGCCGGGCGACCCGGCCGCGCTCATCGCGGGCGACCTCGCCACCACCGAAGACATCGAGAAGCTGCGCGCCACGCTCGGGCTGAACCTGCCGCTGTGGCAGCAGTTCACGCTGTGGCTGGGCAAGCTGTTCACCGGCGACCTCGGCACATCGATCTTCACGCAGGTTCCGGTGGCGCAGCTGCTGGGCCAGCGGCTGGAGCCCACGGTGTCGATCGCCGCGCTGACCATGCTCATCACGCTGGTGGTGGCGGTGCCGCTGGGCACGCTCGCGGCCTACCGCGCGGGCAGCTGGATCGACCGGCTGGTGATGCTGTTCGCGGTGCTGGCTTTTTCGGTGCCGGTGTTCCTGGTGGGCTACCTGCTGGTGTACAGCTTCGCCATCCAGCTGCCGTGGTTTCCGGTGCAGGGCTATGTGCGCTTCGCGGACGGCGCGGGCGAATGGCTGCGCTCGCTGGTGCTGCCCTGCGTGAACCTGGCGCTGGTGTACATCGCGCTGGTGACGCGCATGACGCGCGCCACCGTGCTCGAGGTGCTGCATGAAGACTACATCCGCACCGCCCGCGCCAAGGGCCTGGGCGTGCTGCCGGTTCTGGGGCATGCGCTGCGCAACGCGGCCATTCCCATCGCCACCACCATCGGCGCGGGCATCGCGCTGCTGATCGGCGGCGTGGTGGTCACGGAGACGGTGTTCGCCATTCCCGGCGTCGGCCGGCTGGTGATCGACTCTGTGCAGCGGCACGACTACCCGGTGATCCAGAGCGTGCTGCTGCTGTCGGCGGGCGTGTACGTGCTCATCAACCTGCTGATCGACCTGAGCTACCGCTTGTTCGACCCGCGAATCCAGTACTGACGAAGAAGAACCTCACGCAATGTCCACGGTCCTTCCCTTGAACACCGCACAAGCCCCTGCCCACCCTGCTGCCTCGGCCGCCCCGGCCGATGACGAAACGCCTTTCGTCCCGCCGCGCTTTCGCTGGGTGCGCAAGCACCCGACGCTGATCATCGGCGCGCTGCTGCTGATCGCGATTGCCGCACTCTCCATTGCCGCGCCGTGGATCGCCACGCACGATCCGCAGGACATCGACCCGCTCGCGCGCATGCAGCCGCCCTCGGCCGAGCACTGGTTCGGCACCGACGCGCTGGGCCGCGACGTGTTCAGCCGTGCCGTATGGGGCGGCCAGGTGTCGATGATCGTGGGCGCCACGGTGGCGGTGCTGGCCACCTTCTTCGGCATTGCGCTGGGGCTGGTGGCGGGCTTCGTGCGCTGGGCCGACGGCCCCGTGATGCGGGTCATGGACGGGCTCATGGCCATTCCCGGCATCCTGCTGGCCATCGCGCTGATGGCGGTGACGCGCGCCAGCCTGACGACGGTGATCATCGCCATCACCGTGCCGGAGATCCCGCGCGTGGTGCGGCTGGTGCGCTCGCTGGCGCTCACGCTGCGCGAGCAGCTGTTCGTGGAGGCCGCGCATGCGGTAGGCACGCGGCTGCCGACCATCCTGGTGCGCCACGTGCTGCCGAACATCGTGGCGCCGCTGGTGGTGCAGGCCACCTTCGTGGCGGCGGCCGCAGTGCTGACGGAAGCAGCGCTGTCGTTCCTTGGCGTGGGCGTGCCTTCGCAGACGCCGAGCTGGGGAAACATGATGGCCGAGGGCCGCAACTTCGTGACCGTGGCCTTCCACATCATCCTGTACCCGGGGCTGCTGCTGGCGGCCACGGTGCTGGCCATCAACCTGCTCGGCGACGGCCTGCGCGACGCGCTCGACCCGCGCCTGGCGCGGCAACTGTGAAGGACATGCCATGACGATCAACATGTCCCACACCGCGCTCGCCCCGGGCGAGCCGCTGCTCGAGGTCGACAACCTGCGCACCCACTTCCACACGCTGGCGGGCGTGGTGCGCTCGGTCGACGGCGTCTCGTACACCGTTCGCGCCGGCCGCACGCTCGGCGTGGTCGGGGAATCGGGCTGCGGCAAGAGCGTGACGGCGCTGTCCATCCTGCGGCTGGTGCCGACGCCGCCAGGCCGCCACATGGGCGCCGTGCGGCTGCGCGGCACCGACCTGATGCAGCTCAGCGAACGCGAGATGCGGCAGATCCGCGGCAACCGCATCTCGATGATCTTCCAGGAGCCGATGACGTCGCTGAACCCGGTGCTCACCGTGGGCCGGCAGATCGCCGAGACGGTGCAGCTGCACCAGAAGGCCAGCCGCGCCGATGCCCTCAAGCGCGCGGTAGAAATGCTGCGCGTGGTGCAGATCCCCGAGCCCGAGCGCCGCGTGAACGAGTACCCGCACCAGCTCTCCGGCGGCATGCGCCAGCGCGTGATGATCGCGCTGGCCCTGGCCTGCAACCCCGAGGTGCTGATCGCCGACGAGCCGACCACCGCGCTCGACGTGACCATCCAGGCGCAGATCCTCGACCTCATCAAGCGGCTGCAGAAGGAGCTGGGCATGGGCGTGGTGATGATCACGCACGACCTGGGCGTGGTGGCCGAGAGCTGCGACCGCGTCGTGGTGATGTATGCCGGCAAGAAGGTGGAGGAAGCCGACGTGGTCGACCTGTTCGACCGCCCGCTGCACCCCTACACCCGCGCGCTGATGGCCTCGATGCCCGCGATGAACACCGCGAGCACGCGTCTTACCGAGATACCGGGCCTGGTGCCCGCCGCGCACGAGCTGGGGCGCGGCTGCGCCTTCGCGGCGCGCTGCAGCCACGCGCGCGCACGCTGCCGCGCCGAGGCGCCGCAACTCACCCTGCAAGGCGGCGACCACGTGGTGGCCTGCTTCGCGGTCGAAGAACAATGGGCCGGCGTGGAAGAGGTGACGGCATGACGACAACGATCACGTCCACGGCGAGCGCACCGCTGCTGCGGGTGCGCGACCTGCGCAAGCACTACACCGCGCCCAAGCGCTGGCTCAGCCCGCGCAAGCCGCCGATCCAGGCGGTCGACGGCGTGTCTTTTTCGGTGGCGCGCGGCGAGACGCTGTCGCTGGTCGGCGAGTCGGGCTGCGGCAAGACGACCACGGCCAAGTCGGTGCTGCGGCTGGTGGAGCCCAGCGGTGGCTCGGTGCAGCTCGAGGGCGAGGAGCTGCTGACGCTCTCGTCCGAAGACATGCGCATGCGCCGGCGCGACCTGCAGATCATTTTCCAGGACCCGTACGCCTCGCTGAACCCGCGCCTGACAGCCGGCGACATCGTGGCCGAGCCGATGCGCAATTTCAGCAACCTCGGCACGGGCAGCAGCGCGGCCGAGCGGCGCGAGCGCGTGCAGTGGCTGTTCTCGCGCGTGGGCCTGCGGCCGGAGGCGGCGAAGAAGTATCCGCACGAGTTCTCGGGCGGCCAGCGGCAGCGCCTGGGCATTGCACGCGCGCTGGCGTTGAACCCGAAGCTGATCGTGTGCGACGAGCCGGTCTCGGCGCTCGACGTGTCGGTGCAGGCGCAGGTGGTCAACCTGCTGATGGACCTGCAGGCCGAATTCGGCATCGCCTATCTGTTCGTGGCGCACGATCTTGCGGTGGTGCGGCACATCAGCCATCGCGTGGCGGTGATGTACCTCGGGCACATCGTCGAGATCGCGGACCGCGACACGCTGTTCTCGGCGCCGCTGCACCCATACACGGAGATCCTGCTGTCGGCCGTGCCCGTACCCAACCCGCGCACGCCCGCGCGGCGCATGTTGCTGCAGGGCGATCCGCCGAGCCCCGCCAATCCGCCTTCGGGATGCCGCTTTCACACGCGCTGCCCGATGGCGCAGGCGGTGTGCAAGGAGAAGGTGCCCGAGCTTGGCGAGCGCCCTTCTTCTTCCAATGGCGGGCATTGGGTTGCCTGCCATTTCCGCTGAGATGACTTTGCTTGTTGCTCAGGTCGGTTGTTCGGGGTGCGATCGTGCCGACGGGGTACCTTGCTCCGCGAATGTCCCCCGGCCTTCGGCCTCCTCCTTTATTTCGCTGCGCAAGGCACCCCGCCGGCACGATCGTTCAGAGCCCTGGTTGGTTGGCTCGCACAAGCGCTGCGTCCATGTGCACAGGGCGCCGGGTACTCCCCGCAGCGAAATAAAGGAGGAGGCCGAAGGCCGGGGGACATTCGCGGAGGGGAGTACCCGGCGGCCTGTGCACGCACCCTGAACCAGAGCACCAAGAAAAAAACGCCCAAAAAACACGAAAGGACCCGACATGACCGAACCCACACCCCACTACGACCTGCTGATCCGCGGCGGCACAGTCATCGACGGCACCAAGGCGCCGCGCTTCGACGCCGACGTGGGCATCACGGCCGGCCGCATCGCCGCCATCGGCAACCTCGCAGGCCACACCGCGGAACAGATCATCGACGCCACCGGCCGCATCGTCGCACCCGGCTTCATCGACTCGCACACCCACGACGACCAGGCCGTGCTGTCCCAGGCGCAGATGCCGTTCAAGGTTTCGCAGGGCGTGACCACGGTGATCGCCGGCAACTGCGGCATCAGCGCCGCGCCGCTGCGCATCGACATGGACCTGCCGATGCCGCTGAGCCTGCTCGAGTCGCCCGCCGAAGGCCGCTTCACCAGCTTTGCCGCCTACCTCGACGCACTGCGCGCCACCCCCTCCTCGGTCAACGTCGCCGCGATGGTCGGCCACTCGACCCTGCGCGCCGTCGTCATGTCCGACCTCGACCGCCCCGCCAACGACAGCGAGATCGCCGCCATGCAGACCCTCGTCGAAGAAGCCATGCAGGCCGGCGCCATCGGCATGTCGACCGGCACCTTCTACCCGCCTGCGGTGAAGGCCACGACCGAGGAAATCATCGAAGTCGGCCGCCCGCTCAGCGCGCGCAAGGCGCTGTACGTGACCCACATGCGCGATGAGAGCGACCGCGTGATGGAGTCGCTCGAAGAAACCTTCCAGATCGGCCGTGCGCTGGACATCCCCGTGGTGGTGTCGCACCACAAGGTGCAGAACACGCAGAACTTCGGCAAGACCAAGGTCACGCTGCCCTTCATCAAGGAGGCCATGCAGCACCAGTGCATCGGGCTCGACTGCTACCCCTACACCGCCGGCTCCACCATGATCCGCACCGACCGCGGAATGATGGAAGGCCGCGTGCTCATCGCGTCCAGCGTGCCGCACCCCGAGTGCGCCGGCCGCGACCTGAAGGACATCGCCGCCGAATGGGGCGTGTCGGGGGAAGAGGCCGCGCAGCGGCTGCAACCCGGCAGCGCGATCTATTTCATGATGGACGAGGACGACGTGCAGCGCATCCTCGCGTTCGACGACACCATGATCGGCTCCGACGGCATTCCGCTGGGCGACAAGCCGCACCCGCGCCTGTGGGGCACCTTTCCGCGCGTGCTGGGCCACTACAGCCGCGACATCGGCCTGTTCCCGCTCGAAACGGCGGTGTGGAAGATGA includes the following:
- a CDS encoding DUF3300 domain-containing protein — protein: MTKNHRPTVPRLLTISLCIGAIALAGCDNKTPGTPAAAVDPAASSIPAPSVPQNSAPAAVPVAYTPPSADKLYEMVAPIALYPDKLIAQILAGATYPEQITAAHDWLAQNPNLKAGPLADAANQQPWDPSVKSLTAFRSVVNQMAANIPWTESLGKAYYNDPTDVMNAIQVMRQRAAKAGRLKNNDKLRVVTAATTPPRNYAPAADSQAVYYSGPPVIEAPPQYITIEPVQPDVVYVPAYDPQVIYGTPQPVYPGYAYAPAVEVAPGYSQGQVLAAGALAFGAGVVVGAALERHDWGWHSWNMNWGAPGWRGRDTGAPPPPAYRPAVVYNNNTYVSRSTTVVNSVTNVRNVYNNNNGAPRGLPAGAAAPNFAAAPGFAPQQQQQMQQQAALAQQQQQQQARQQEALLRQQQMQQQGQQRAQQQAQQQQAQQLHAQQLQQQQQQARQAQVQQQQQQDQQRRQQQAQQAQQLAQQQAQQQHQPARFAGQPPGSQQHEQQQREQQRQERQQQQAQQAQAQAQQEQSRRQQMQQQQAQQQARAQQQAQAQAQQQQQQQLQHQREQQQQQQQAQNQARQQQQAQMEQMRRQQQQAQQQAAHQQQQQQQQAMQVQQQRQQLQMQQQQQHMQQEQARQAQMRQQQQQQAQQQQQHAQQQAQQQQQRVAAAAAAAAHRPPRPGEPGQPPQHP
- a CDS encoding M20/M25/M40 family metallo-hydrolase — translated: MTQHSSFFVLRSIAAACGLAFGAMVAAHAAPDARLLAAAEKAQPAVIDNLKEMVLIESGSLNVDGLLKMADVVEGRLKAAGFKTERRKATAGAGADIVIATLKGTGKRKIMLQGHMDTVYPAGILNGQPYKVDGNRIYGPGIADDKGGLAVIMASLKILADAGWRDYDTLTVVMNPDEEVGSVGSGELIATLADQHDTVLSFEPTAAKSVAKGESLLLGAAGIATATLEVKGRAAHAGAAPELGRNALYELSYQMLQTKDLAKDIPGVTLNWTVARATGPLNQITEKAQAQGDVRITQPGAEKKLNEALQAKVAAGKLIPDTETTVKLEVGRPAFIAGEKGRALAEKAQAIYREIDRDLALTPMTGGGTDAGYAGRSGKATVVESFGLAGFGYHARDEYIEVDSIVPRIYLVTRLLTEIGKN
- a CDS encoding M81 family metallopeptidase — its product is MRVFSASLATETNTFGPMPTGLASFKDRGYFPAGQHPDALTIYSGPLWAARIRGKEKGWTLLEGMVAGAQPSGITTRHAYETLREEMLADLRAALPVDMVLLGLHGAMVADGYDDCEGDMLQRVRQIVGPDVVVGAELDPHNHLTPAMVDNADVMVSFKEYPHTDVLERGLELVDICAAAVEGKVKPVHAMVDCDIIVTVHTSREPARSFVERMQALEGKDGVLSISLTHGFSWGDVPEMGTKVLVYTDGDQAKADALARQLADEVIAMRDGLTVNYPSIDASLDEALAFDGGPVVLADGADNPGGGAASDSTFILRRMLERGIANAALGPMWDPIAVRIAFDAGVGARLQMRIGGKISPLSGDPLDLDCTVKALMHDLVMTGLSNTPTAMGDCALVEAGGIEIVLITRRNQAMGTDLFTQLGCDLAAKKIVVVKSSQHFYASYSKVAKHVIYAGAPGAVTLDLTTLPYRKARLPKWPIGVAA
- a CDS encoding NAD(P)/FAD-dependent oxidoreductase, producing MTSNTPAPLVADYLVIGGGIAGASVAHWLAPHARVILLERESQPGYHSTGRSAALFMESYGTAQVRALTMASRAFLEHPPEGFSEHPLLTPRGAMMVAGAEHMAELEAHWEVLRAMDTGASRLTGEQARELVPALRPEQVQGAVYEPDAADMDVHAIHQGYLRGMRQAGGKLVCDAGVTAIERAGDVWRVTAGGNVYEAPVVLNAAGAWVDTIARLAGVPPLGIEPRRRSAFIFAPPEGENVAHWPMVFGADESWYIKPDAGMLLGSPANADPVEPQDVQPEELDIAYAIHHIEEATTLSIRRPTRTWAGLRSFVADGDLVGGFEPAAPGFFWVAAQGGYGIQTSAAMGEACAALARGLPLPQRIADFGLTAEMLGPQRLRTAAVAA
- a CDS encoding helix-turn-helix domain-containing protein — protein: MNPHTGTKPATRPKDEPPTLDRTTFGHRLRSARKRFGWTLAQLAERSGVSITTISRAERGQLALGYENFTALGRALEMDMNAMFAGAGVKPAQLDGPVVTRAGKGVVYRGLAIAYEFLGTTAAGKQMSPIVGTVHARRINGPEDFVRHAGEEFAYVLSGEIDVHFDNGEVVRLSRGDSLYFDSRLGHAYVSVSRQLARIVGMTIGESGHMQSAREAPALKPPRIAKAKAGQPAKKQAARGKG